A section of the Streptomyces sp. CG1 genome encodes:
- a CDS encoding S8/S53 family peptidase — MAPQRFHEQFDHIQRAMPDVALALGPYDDDTAHFLYEKGVVLARDGEEARVVEDTVRAHFTATAGLVPDHVRRDGPQTNRTGVTRIRIGDPAEGTDNVPHALHALRGAEERQGRRLAGRNHVVHIAVNACPSDEPVPVPRTQPPNPAAAEGRYDADSAARVLVLDTGLVHDHSDYPLLAHTTGDTQPAETDADGVLRQYSGHGTFIAGILAAVAPNTDVTVRNTMSDAGAILESEFGARLFEAVDEDGWPDIISLSAGTTTEGTDGLMGLEAFMRELREQRTLLVAAAGNNSSNARFWPAAYADLPEYADSVVSVGALSADGESEACFSNHGPWVRVFAPGERLTSALTGFAAPVPYVYQHSTYDACRYGFDYSCTCQFPRHTGVLSEGRESTGAKPHQVMFDGLAQWSGTSFATPVVAGLVAAQMTAHQQRDPRTARDRLLASATHRAEVRGARATVLRPPTWRPAPVVDPAVPV, encoded by the coding sequence ATGGCACCACAGCGTTTCCACGAGCAGTTCGATCACATCCAGCGGGCGATGCCCGATGTGGCCCTGGCGCTGGGCCCGTACGACGACGACACCGCCCACTTCCTGTACGAGAAGGGTGTGGTGCTCGCCCGGGACGGCGAGGAGGCCCGGGTCGTCGAGGACACCGTGCGCGCGCATTTCACCGCGACGGCGGGACTCGTCCCCGACCATGTGCGCCGGGACGGCCCGCAGACCAACCGCACAGGAGTGACCCGCATCCGGATCGGCGACCCCGCCGAGGGCACCGACAACGTCCCGCACGCCCTGCACGCCCTGCGCGGGGCCGAGGAGCGCCAGGGCCGCCGCCTGGCCGGCCGCAACCACGTCGTGCACATCGCGGTCAACGCCTGCCCGAGCGACGAGCCGGTGCCCGTGCCGCGCACCCAGCCGCCCAACCCGGCCGCCGCCGAGGGCCGTTACGACGCGGACAGCGCCGCCCGGGTCCTCGTGCTCGACACCGGCCTGGTGCACGACCACAGCGACTACCCGCTGCTCGCACACACCACGGGCGACACACAGCCGGCCGAGACCGACGCCGACGGGGTGCTGCGCCAGTACTCCGGGCACGGCACGTTCATCGCCGGGATCCTCGCGGCCGTCGCGCCCAACACCGATGTGACCGTACGGAACACCATGAGCGACGCGGGCGCGATCCTGGAGTCCGAGTTCGGCGCCCGGCTCTTCGAGGCGGTCGACGAGGACGGCTGGCCCGACATCATCAGCCTCTCGGCCGGCACCACCACCGAGGGCACCGACGGGCTCATGGGCCTGGAGGCGTTCATGCGGGAACTGCGCGAGCAGCGCACCCTGCTGGTGGCCGCCGCCGGCAACAACTCCAGCAACGCGCGGTTCTGGCCCGCCGCCTACGCCGACCTGCCCGAGTACGCGGACAGCGTGGTGTCGGTCGGCGCGCTGAGCGCGGACGGCGAGAGCGAGGCCTGCTTCAGCAACCACGGCCCCTGGGTACGGGTCTTCGCCCCGGGCGAGCGCCTCACCAGCGCCCTCACCGGCTTCGCCGCGCCCGTGCCGTACGTCTACCAGCACTCCACCTACGACGCCTGCCGGTACGGCTTCGACTACTCCTGCACCTGCCAGTTCCCGCGCCACACCGGCGTGCTGAGCGAGGGCCGGGAGAGTACCGGCGCCAAGCCGCACCAGGTGATGTTCGACGGGCTCGCGCAGTGGAGCGGCACCTCCTTCGCCACGCCGGTCGTCGCGGGCCTCGTCGCCGCGCAGATGACGGCACACCAGCAGCGCGACCCGCGCACCGCCCGCGACCGGCTGCTGGCGTCGGCCACGCATCGCGCCGAGGTGCGCGGGGCACGCGCCACGGTGCTCCGGCCGCCCACCTGGCGCCCGGCGCCGGTCGTCGACCCGGCGGTGCCCGTATGA
- a CDS encoding CHAT domain-containing protein, whose translation MRDVTAEGESVLELLPLVFADPGEARARAEQVLRAGPQPLPASVAHQVLGIWQRDFGDLRIALRHLRQARDLAARAESADREADVLATLGVALVHAGRTRQGLTSFERGVARGTGHTRARVLYRRAYVWWVLGRHREALEDVRRALPVLRQVGDDIWTARALTLRATVHLALGAVDRAVADFTAAERLWDTTGQEHDKADAVESRGLAAFRSGDIPAALRLLDEAEERYAKLGTPTYMLSIRRCEVLMAAGLAPEALAEADAAIALLDRIGGQSTRKAELLLAAARAARSAGDAHTAIARAAVAVRLFAAQRRTWWETHARLVLIEARVAAGRRSGRLVADAAAVAARLASFGSPAAPEASLLAGRIALSLGWTADAERHLAVAARSRHGGPPPARVTGWAAQALRARAAGSRRGVLEACRCGLDVLDDHRMTLGASELRAHATAQGAELAALAQEVSLAHGTPRRLLEWSERWRATVLSAPPTRPPADPALLSGLTAYREIAARAEEARMEGRPVPALEREQRRLEREIRSRTHHIRGAAPHEGDRFDVARLLDRLGEARLVELAVVDGHVHVLLCGQGRVRRFTGGPLAEAVAEAEYVQAGLRRLAHPGAEARLPLVEAAGLRLQELLLGGAAAHLGSGPVVIVPPGALHRVPWALLPALRERVLSVSPSAGSWLRARETEPPPGGRQLLVRGPGLATGGAEVPELADRYGTATVLEGDEAQVPRVLEHLDGAALAHLAAHGTFRADSPLFSALRMADGPLIVHDFERLTRSPYRIILSSCDTARLASVGADELLGLVTALLPLGTAGVVASSAPVNDAAVVPLMLALHKGLDTGLSLAESLRDARATLPEDPVHQATGWAFAAFGAA comes from the coding sequence ATGCGAGACGTGACAGCGGAAGGCGAGTCGGTTCTCGAACTGCTGCCCTTGGTGTTCGCCGACCCGGGCGAGGCCCGGGCGCGCGCGGAACAGGTGCTGCGGGCCGGGCCGCAGCCGCTGCCCGCCAGCGTCGCCCACCAGGTACTGGGTATCTGGCAGCGGGACTTCGGCGATCTGCGGATCGCGCTCCGGCATCTGCGCCAGGCCCGGGACCTGGCCGCGCGCGCCGAGTCAGCCGACCGCGAGGCGGATGTGCTCGCGACGCTCGGGGTCGCACTGGTGCACGCGGGGCGCACGCGGCAGGGGCTCACCTCCTTCGAGCGCGGTGTCGCGCGCGGTACCGGACACACCCGGGCCCGGGTGCTGTACCGGAGGGCGTACGTGTGGTGGGTGCTGGGCCGGCACCGGGAGGCGCTGGAGGACGTACGGCGGGCACTGCCCGTGCTGCGGCAGGTCGGGGACGACATCTGGACCGCGCGGGCGCTGACCCTGCGGGCCACCGTCCATCTGGCGCTCGGCGCGGTGGACCGGGCGGTCGCGGACTTCACGGCGGCGGAGCGGCTGTGGGACACCACCGGCCAGGAGCACGACAAGGCCGACGCGGTGGAGAGCCGGGGCCTGGCCGCGTTCCGGTCCGGGGACATTCCGGCGGCGCTACGGCTGCTGGACGAGGCCGAGGAGCGGTACGCGAAACTCGGCACGCCCACCTACATGCTGTCCATCCGGCGCTGCGAGGTGCTGATGGCGGCCGGACTGGCCCCGGAGGCGCTCGCCGAGGCGGACGCGGCGATCGCGCTGCTGGACCGGATCGGCGGGCAGTCGACCCGCAAGGCCGAGCTGCTGCTGGCGGCCGCGCGGGCCGCCCGTTCGGCCGGGGACGCGCACACCGCGATAGCCCGCGCCGCCGTCGCCGTACGGCTGTTCGCGGCACAGCGGCGGACGTGGTGGGAGACGCACGCCCGGCTGGTGCTGATCGAGGCGCGGGTGGCGGCCGGGCGCCGCTCGGGCCGGCTGGTCGCGGACGCGGCGGCGGTCGCCGCGAGGCTGGCCTCCTTCGGCTCGCCCGCCGCACCGGAGGCGTCGCTGCTCGCAGGCCGCATCGCGCTGTCGCTGGGCTGGACGGCCGACGCGGAACGGCACTTGGCGGTGGCCGCGCGCAGCCGGCACGGCGGGCCGCCGCCGGCCCGGGTGACGGGCTGGGCGGCACAGGCGCTCCGGGCACGGGCGGCCGGGTCCCGGCGGGGTGTGCTGGAGGCCTGCCGGTGCGGCCTGGACGTGCTGGACGATCACCGGATGACGCTCGGCGCCTCGGAACTGCGGGCCCACGCCACCGCGCAGGGCGCCGAACTGGCCGCGCTGGCCCAGGAGGTGAGCCTTGCCCACGGCACCCCGCGCCGGCTGCTGGAGTGGAGCGAGCGCTGGCGGGCGACCGTGCTGTCCGCACCGCCCACCCGGCCGCCCGCCGACCCGGCGCTGCTGAGCGGCCTGACCGCCTACCGGGAGATCGCAGCCCGCGCCGAGGAGGCCCGGATGGAGGGCCGCCCGGTGCCCGCGCTGGAGCGCGAACAGCGGCGCCTGGAGCGGGAGATCCGCTCCCGCACCCACCACATACGCGGGGCCGCCCCGCACGAGGGCGACCGCTTCGACGTGGCCCGGCTGCTGGACCGGCTCGGCGAGGCACGCCTGGTCGAACTCGCGGTCGTCGACGGACACGTGCACGTCCTGCTGTGCGGCCAGGGCCGGGTACGGCGTTTCACCGGCGGCCCGCTGGCCGAGGCGGTGGCCGAGGCCGAGTACGTCCAGGCCGGGCTGCGCCGGCTCGCCCACCCCGGCGCCGAGGCCCGGCTCCCGCTGGTGGAGGCCGCGGGTCTGCGGCTGCAGGAACTGCTCCTGGGCGGCGCTGCCGCCCATCTGGGCTCCGGCCCGGTGGTGATCGTGCCGCCTGGAGCGCTGCACCGGGTGCCGTGGGCGCTGCTGCCGGCGCTGCGGGAGCGGGTGCTCAGCGTGTCGCCGTCGGCGGGCAGCTGGCTGCGCGCCCGCGAGACCGAGCCGCCGCCGGGCGGCCGGCAGCTACTGGTCCGCGGCCCCGGCCTCGCCACCGGCGGCGCGGAGGTGCCCGAACTGGCCGACCGGTACGGCACGGCGACGGTCCTGGAGGGCGACGAGGCCCAGGTCCCGCGCGTCCTGGAACACCTCGACGGCGCGGCCCTCGCCCATCTCGCGGCCCACGGCACGTTCCGCGCGGACAGCCCCCTCTTCTCGGCCCTCCGCATGGCCGACGGCCCCCTGATCGTGCACGACTTCGAACGGCTCACCCGCAGCCCGTACCGGATCATCCTCTCCAGCTGCGACACCGCCCGCCTCGCCTCCGTCGGCGCCGACGAACTCCTCGGCCTGGTCACCGCGTTGCTGCCACTCGGCACGGCCGGAGTGGTGGCGAGCAGCGCCCCGGTCAACGACGCGGCCGTGGTCCCTTTGATGCTGGCCCTCCACAAGGGCCTGGACACAGGCCTCTCCCTGGCCGAGTCCCTCCGCGACGCCCGCGCCACCTTGCCGGAAGACCCGGTGCACCAGGCGACGGGGTGGGCTTTCGCGGCATTCGGGGCGGCGTGA
- a CDS encoding NADP-dependent isocitrate dehydrogenase, with product MTDSTIIYTYTDEAPALATHSFLPVIQAYASQAGVPVTTRDISLAGRIIAHFPEYLNEEQRIPDALAELGDLAKTPEANIVKLPNISASIPQLRAAVAELQGKGYALPDYPDDPKTDEEREIRARYDKVKGSAVNPVLREGNSDRRAPASVKNYAKTHPHRMGAWTAESKTNVATMSENDFASTEKSVVIPEDTTLRFELVGEDGSTTALREPLKVIAGEVVDAAVLRAAALNEFLAAQVARAKAEGVLFSVHLKATMMKVSDPIIFGHVVRAFFPKTFTQYGETLKAAGLTPNDGLGGILKGLDNLPEGAAIKASFDAELAEGPALAMVDSDKGITNLHVPSDVIVDASMPAMIRTSGHMWGPDGQEADTLAVLPDHSYSGVYQAVIEDCRANGAFDPSTMGSVPNVGLMAQKAEEYGSHDKTFEIATAGTVRLVDAAGNVLIEQPVAEGDIFRACQTKDAPIRDWVKLAVTRARATGDPAVFWLDENRGHDAVLIEKVKAYLPEHDTEGLDIKILSPVEATKLSVERIRRGENTISVTGNVLRDYLTDLFPILELGTSAKMLSVVPLMAGGGLFETGAGGSAPKHVQQLVKENYLRWDSLGEFFALVPSFEQYAEATGNARAKVLADTLDRATATFLNEDKSPTRRVGGIDNRGSHFYLSLYWAQELAKQTDDADLAKAFAPLAETLAANEQKIVDELLAVQGSPADIGGYYQVDKAKADAVMRPSATWNETLASLS from the coding sequence GTGACTGACTCGACCATCATCTACACCTACACAGACGAGGCCCCGGCCCTGGCGACGCATTCGTTCCTGCCGGTGATCCAGGCGTACGCCTCGCAGGCCGGTGTGCCCGTGACGACCCGGGACATCTCGCTGGCCGGACGCATCATCGCCCACTTCCCCGAGTACCTGAACGAGGAGCAGCGCATCCCGGACGCGCTGGCCGAGCTGGGTGACCTGGCCAAGACTCCCGAGGCCAACATCGTCAAGCTGCCGAACATCTCGGCGTCCATCCCGCAGCTGCGCGCGGCGGTGGCCGAGCTGCAGGGCAAGGGCTACGCCCTGCCGGACTACCCGGACGACCCGAAGACCGACGAGGAGCGCGAGATCCGCGCCCGCTACGACAAGGTCAAGGGCTCCGCCGTCAACCCGGTGCTGCGTGAGGGCAACTCCGACCGCCGTGCCCCGGCGTCGGTGAAGAACTACGCCAAGACCCACCCGCACCGCATGGGCGCCTGGACCGCCGAGTCCAAGACCAATGTGGCGACGATGAGCGAGAACGACTTCGCCTCCACCGAGAAGTCCGTGGTCATCCCCGAGGACACCACCCTGCGCTTCGAGCTGGTCGGCGAGGACGGCTCCACCACCGCGCTGCGCGAGCCGCTGAAGGTCATCGCCGGTGAGGTCGTCGACGCCGCCGTCCTGCGCGCCGCCGCGCTGAACGAGTTCCTCGCCGCGCAGGTCGCCCGCGCGAAGGCGGAGGGCGTGCTGTTCTCCGTGCACCTGAAGGCCACGATGATGAAGGTCTCCGACCCGATCATCTTCGGTCACGTGGTGCGCGCCTTCTTCCCGAAGACGTTCACTCAGTACGGCGAGACCCTCAAGGCGGCCGGCCTCACCCCGAACGACGGCCTCGGCGGCATCCTGAAGGGCCTGGACAACCTGCCCGAGGGCGCCGCGATCAAGGCCTCCTTCGACGCCGAGCTGGCCGAGGGCCCGGCCCTCGCGATGGTCGACTCCGACAAGGGCATCACCAACCTGCACGTGCCCTCGGACGTCATCGTGGACGCCTCCATGCCGGCGATGATCCGCACCTCCGGCCACATGTGGGGCCCGGACGGCCAGGAGGCCGACACCCTCGCCGTCCTCCCCGACCACTCCTACTCCGGCGTCTACCAGGCCGTGATCGAGGACTGCAGGGCCAACGGCGCCTTCGACCCGTCGACCATGGGCTCGGTCCCGAACGTGGGCCTGATGGCGCAGAAGGCCGAGGAGTACGGCTCCCACGACAAGACCTTCGAGATCGCCACGGCCGGCACGGTCCGCCTGGTCGACGCCGCCGGCAACGTCCTGATCGAGCAGCCGGTCGCCGAGGGCGACATCTTCCGCGCCTGCCAGACCAAGGACGCCCCGATCCGCGACTGGGTCAAGCTGGCCGTCACCCGTGCCCGCGCCACCGGCGACCCGGCGGTGTTCTGGCTCGACGAGAACCGTGGACACGACGCGGTGCTGATCGAGAAGGTCAAGGCGTACCTGCCGGAGCACGACACCGAGGGCCTGGACATCAAGATCCTCTCCCCGGTCGAGGCCACCAAGCTGTCGGTGGAGCGCATCCGCCGCGGCGAGAACACGATCTCGGTCACCGGCAACGTCCTGCGTGACTACCTGACCGACCTGTTCCCGATCCTGGAGCTGGGCACCAGCGCCAAGATGCTGTCGGTCGTCCCGCTGATGGCGGGCGGCGGCCTGTTCGAGACGGGTGCCGGCGGCTCCGCGCCGAAGCACGTCCAGCAGCTGGTCAAGGAGAACTACCTGCGCTGGGACTCCCTCGGCGAGTTCTTCGCCCTGGTGCCGTCCTTCGAGCAGTACGCCGAGGCCACCGGCAACGCCCGGGCCAAGGTCCTCGCCGACACCCTCGACCGCGCCACGGCGACCTTCCTCAACGAGGACAAGTCCCCGACCCGTCGCGTCGGCGGCATCGACAACCGCGGCAGCCACTTCTACCTGTCCCTGTACTGGGCGCAGGAGCTGGCCAAGCAGACCGACGACGCCGACCTGGCCAAGGCCTTCGCGCCGCTCGCCGAGACCCTCGCCGCGAACGAGCAGAAGATCGTGGACGAGCTGCTCGCGGTCCAGGGCTCCCCGGCCGACATCGGCGGCTACTACCAGGTCGACAAGGCCAAGGCGGACGCGGTCATGCGCCCGTCGGCCACCTGGAACGAGACCCTGGCGTCCCTGAGCTGA
- a CDS encoding N-formylglutamate amidohydrolase — protein MPTPPVPSYELLPGAPESPVLLHVPHSARGIPQEVRRGIVLDDGALERELDHITDAHTAALAERAAALAAVRPCRFVNRLSRLVVDPERFPDEREEMAAVGMGAVYTHTTHRAELRPADTDPEPLLARYFRPYARAMTEAVADRLAAAGRAVVIDVHSYPTEPLPYELHGGGPRPPVCLGTDAFHTPPELTEAARKAFAVCGETGLDNPFAGTYVPLEFYGADARVGALMVEIRRDTYMTEPGGAAGPGLERLAHALAELINVA, from the coding sequence GTGCCCACCCCGCCCGTCCCCTCGTACGAACTCCTCCCCGGTGCCCCCGAGTCGCCCGTGCTGCTGCATGTGCCGCACTCGGCGCGAGGGATTCCGCAGGAGGTGCGCCGGGGGATCGTGCTGGACGACGGTGCGCTGGAGCGGGAGCTCGACCACATCACGGACGCGCACACCGCCGCGCTGGCCGAGCGGGCCGCCGCGCTGGCCGCCGTCCGGCCCTGTCGGTTCGTGAACCGGCTGTCCCGGCTGGTCGTGGACCCGGAACGGTTCCCGGACGAGCGGGAGGAGATGGCGGCCGTCGGCATGGGCGCCGTGTACACGCATACCACACACCGGGCCGAGCTGCGCCCCGCGGACACCGATCCGGAACCGCTGCTGGCCCGGTACTTCCGGCCGTACGCGCGGGCCATGACCGAGGCGGTCGCGGACCGGCTGGCGGCGGCCGGGCGGGCCGTGGTGATCGACGTGCACTCCTATCCGACCGAGCCGCTGCCCTACGAGCTGCACGGCGGCGGACCGCGGCCCCCGGTATGCCTGGGCACGGACGCCTTCCACACCCCGCCGGAACTGACCGAGGCGGCCCGCAAGGCGTTCGCGGTCTGCGGGGAGACGGGGCTCGACAACCCCTTCGCCGGGACGTACGTGCCGCTGGAGTTCTACGGCGCCGACGCCCGGGTCGGCGCCCTGATGGTGGAGATCCGCCGGGACACGTACATGACGGAGCCGGGCGGGGCGGCGGGGCCGGGGCTGGAGCGGCTGGCGCACGCGCTGGCCGAACTCATCAACGTGGCCTGA
- a CDS encoding cytochrome P450, whose protein sequence is MTEETTLTGQAPAPVRDWITPDLDGTDFDPVLAGLMREGPLTRIRLPFGEGWAWLATRYDDVKLITNDPRFSRTEVTHRQVTRMAPNFAPRPGSLAWADQPDHNRLRKPVAGAFTVSAMKRLRPRAQAVLDELVEGVVRDGPPADLIERVLEPFPVSVVSELMGVPAEDREQVHAWTREIISTNGVEAAGRAKDGLYGWITATVRARAASPGEDVYSMLGGAVARGEISEAEAVGLAGPLQIGGEAVTHNCGQMLYLMLTRPELMERMRARPEARGPVLDELFRWIPHRSSVGLARIALEDVEIAGHRIAAGEPVYVSYLAANRDPAVFPDPDRIDPDRDPNPHVAFGNGPHFCTGTVLARLQTELLVDTLLDRLPGLRLAVPAEQVRWRHRTMIRGPQTLPVTWSA, encoded by the coding sequence ATGACCGAGGAGACCACGCTCACCGGGCAGGCCCCGGCGCCCGTACGGGACTGGATCACACCCGACCTGGACGGGACGGACTTCGACCCGGTCCTCGCCGGCCTCATGCGCGAGGGGCCGCTGACCCGGATCCGGCTGCCGTTCGGCGAGGGCTGGGCGTGGCTGGCGACCCGCTACGACGACGTCAAGCTGATCACCAACGACCCACGGTTCAGCCGCACCGAGGTGACACACCGTCAGGTGACCCGGATGGCGCCGAACTTCGCGCCCCGTCCGGGCTCGCTCGCCTGGGCCGACCAGCCCGACCACAACCGGCTGCGCAAGCCGGTCGCCGGTGCCTTCACGGTGAGCGCGATGAAGCGGTTGCGGCCCCGTGCGCAGGCCGTGCTGGACGAGCTGGTGGAGGGTGTCGTACGGGACGGGCCGCCGGCGGATCTGATCGAGCGGGTGCTGGAGCCGTTTCCGGTCTCCGTCGTCAGCGAGCTGATGGGCGTGCCCGCCGAGGACCGGGAGCAGGTGCACGCCTGGACCCGGGAGATCATCTCCACCAACGGCGTCGAGGCGGCCGGCCGGGCCAAGGACGGTCTGTACGGGTGGATCACCGCGACCGTCCGGGCCCGTGCCGCAAGCCCGGGCGAGGACGTCTACTCGATGCTCGGCGGGGCCGTGGCGCGCGGCGAGATCAGCGAGGCGGAGGCCGTCGGGCTGGCCGGCCCGCTGCAGATCGGCGGCGAGGCCGTCACGCACAACTGCGGGCAGATGCTGTATCTGATGCTGACGCGGCCGGAGTTGATGGAGCGGATGCGGGCGCGGCCCGAGGCGCGCGGCCCGGTGCTGGACGAGCTGTTCCGGTGGATCCCGCACCGCAGCTCCGTCGGGCTGGCCCGGATCGCGCTGGAGGACGTGGAGATCGCCGGCCACCGGATCGCCGCGGGCGAGCCGGTCTACGTCTCCTACCTCGCCGCCAACCGCGACCCCGCCGTCTTCCCGGACCCGGACCGCATCGACCCCGACCGCGATCCGAACCCGCACGTGGCGTTCGGCAACGGCCCGCACTTCTGCACCGGCACCGTACTGGCCCGGCTGCAGACCGAGCTGCTGGTCGACACCCTGCTGGACCGGCTGCCCGGGCTGCGGCTCGCCGTGCCGGCCGAGCAGGTGCGGTGGCGGCACCGGACGATGATCCGCGGCCCGCAGACGCTGCCTGTGACCTGGTCCGCCTGA
- a CDS encoding RNA polymerase sigma factor has translation MRSGTLRSTAYDDVPYTKGGAVDRTEVGALVQSAVDGDAAAWKALVEGMSPLVWSVVRAHRLSDADGHEVYQTVWFRFAQHLGRIREPDKAGAWLASTARNECLKVLKAVARLTLTDDPRVLDRASEEQTPEESLIASEEAADRAERVRRLWQELDGLGERCRQLLRVLVASPPPSYVEVSAALGIAVGSIGPLRQRCLRRLRARMNARGAA, from the coding sequence ATGAGGTCCGGGACGCTCCGCTCCACGGCGTACGATGACGTGCCGTACACGAAGGGTGGAGCCGTGGACCGCACAGAGGTCGGCGCGCTGGTCCAGTCCGCCGTCGACGGAGACGCCGCGGCCTGGAAGGCGTTGGTGGAGGGGATGAGTCCGCTGGTGTGGTCGGTGGTGCGCGCGCACCGGCTCTCCGACGCCGACGGGCACGAGGTCTACCAGACCGTGTGGTTCCGCTTCGCCCAGCACCTGGGCCGTATCCGCGAGCCCGACAAGGCCGGAGCGTGGCTGGCCAGTACGGCCCGCAACGAATGTCTGAAGGTGCTCAAGGCGGTGGCCAGGCTGACGCTGACGGACGACCCGCGGGTACTGGACCGGGCGAGCGAGGAGCAGACTCCGGAGGAGTCGCTGATCGCTTCGGAGGAGGCGGCGGACCGGGCCGAGCGGGTGCGCCGCCTGTGGCAGGAGCTGGACGGACTGGGGGAGCGCTGCCGGCAGTTGCTGCGCGTGCTGGTGGCCTCCCCGCCGCCCAGCTATGTGGAGGTTTCGGCCGCGCTCGGTATCGCGGTCGGCAGTATCGGACCCCTGCGGCAGCGCTGTCTGCGCCGGCTGCGGGCCCGGATGAACGCACGGGGTGCGGCATGA